The nucleotide sequence TGCTTTAAAAACTATAGTTTAGATACGGATCAGACGAGTGAATTTCAGACCTCAGTTGAAACGTTTTTGATTCATTCTTGTGTTGAACTACCTCCGTCTGCTGCTTTCCATTGTGTAGCTCGGTTTTACGTATGCCAAACGAGATCAAGTTGGTGATccattgttttaaatttattattggTTGAGTTATTTGTGATGTTGCATGCAGTTTGCGTTTTGATTCTTTTGTGGAGGATTCAGTTCTGATTCATTTTGGTTGCTCTTATAATTTGACTCTTGCTTCTTAAAGGAaaggttcactcaaaaatgaacatttgctgaagatgtgctcaccctcagtccatctgagattaggatgagtttgtttcttcatcagatttggagaaatgtagtattacatcacttgctcaccaatggaagtgaatgggtgccatcagaatgagagtccaaacagctgataaaaacatcacaataatccacaagtaatcaacagcactccagtccatcagttaacatctggagaagacaacatATGAAACAAATCaggcattattattataatttttaaatttgtgattattgtgattttattttttttaatgagctgTTTGGGttcacattctgacggcacccattcacttccattggtgACACACTGATGcaaagctacatttctccaaatctgttccaaagaACAACCAAACTCAACAACATCTTGGATTTTTTGCATAGTTTATACAAACTGAGGGatgctttttgtgtttttgtttttgcaaggAAGGTGAATAAGTGAAAAATAACCAAAAAGACAAAAATCTAATAGCTTTATAAGATGTCGACGGCCTAATGATGGGAGGATCGTTTGCAATATATTAGATGTCTGATCCAAAGAATGAAATGAGAAGTTGTACAATGATGCCAAAATACTGTAACCTCCAAAGATAGATGCTATATATTTCTGTATATCGGAAAGTGCCCAAAGAAACGCATTTCTTTACATTCATTGGAGTAGCCAAGCTTTCGTTCGTTCTAGTTAAAGTGCTAAGATTTGGGGATTTTCTTTGCTACTTTTTCCATTTTAGATGGTAGTGGCACAGGTTTGGTGACGGACGCTAGAATCCAAAGAGATGTTTGCTTCTTTCACTGGGTTTGAGATGAAAGATTTGGACAGGACGGATGTGAGAGTGACTGACTGTGTGATTCTGAGTGTTTGTGTGAAGTGTGACTGAACTGTGATCTGTGTTTTATCACATGATTGATTTGTGAAAATATAATCAGAGTTTCGAAACAACCCTTTCGATTGAAGCGGCACGAAATCATcatttcagaacacaaattagaaACCAAAGATTGATTCGGTCGCCCCTGTGTAGATTtgacattttgtcatttattttgctttttgtaAAGTTGCATGTGTTTTGACTGCGTCACGCATCTGTAAACCTTCAGAAAACCTGATACAAGTCTTCTATTGAACATGCCAATGTGAATTTACTCCTGATTGTGAAAACTTATCACAAAGACTTTGAATTAGGGGTGTGAAATGCTTAATTATTatacttaatatttttctttagtgCTTTAATTATTCTTATGAACTTGTCATATGTGTGTATGAGTTTATGCTAAATCCAAACACATTTCTCTGTGAATGTGCCAAAGAAATATCAAGTTTTATATTTCAGAGGGTCTGAATTTTGATGAAATTTAATGGaaatgtagtttgtttattataatttgcATTAATATCTAAGCCCCTCATGTTGAGCATGTTTGTACCAGTTTGATTCCATTATGTGCCAAAAAGCGGTCCGAACAATgcacaatataataaaatgtttctcaAAGAATATCTTTATTTGGCTCTTGAGTGTCCTTCACAGAACTCACACAGATATTAATCATTCAGTTTTAGTGATACACTAGAAACAGTTTCAGGAAAAACAGAAATTTTTCAGTTAATATTGAAGAAATCATGACAGTTGCTTCTCTTCTTACTTGTGGTGTCCCACAAGGCTCTATCCTTGCTTCAATTTTGTTTTCACTGTATATGCTTCCTCTGGGGTAAATTTTTGAGAGACgcaatatttcatttaattgttaTGCGGACGATACGCAGATTTATCTTCCCCTGGAAACTGATAAGAGGGGCATGGATACTCTTTTGGCTTGCCTTGTTGACGTGAAGGATGTCCGTAAATTTTCTTAATctcaatgaaaacaaaactgatattattgtttttgaaTCCTTAGAAGCCTTTAGCTACTCTTGTTTAGATTTTGCTCTGCTGTCTCCACTTGTCAAACCAGTAGTGAAGAATTcgggtgtttttattattattttttattttttttggataatttcaattcaattcaattcaagtttatttgtatagcgctttttacaatacaaatagttacaaagcaactttacagaaaattatgtttctacaatatttagtagtagctagtagtttgtgcacgtttgacaggattttagaaaaaataaaaaataataataataataatacaagacgtagtcagctagacgatgaactatcaatatcattaattaatagttattatatgatgcagtcacacatgtagcaataattgttagttctgtttgttgattcaaggttaggatcatctggggtcctctgagggtcagcatcatctcttctcaggtgttctggatccagactggagcttgtgtaaatccttacatcccgtggcaaaacatagaaacaaaatagagacatcattagcatagctgctgatccaacaaagtaaaattagtttaacccaagctaaagaataaaaatgcacatttgatcagatgcaactacactcacaatttaaaagatacattattcgtatacttggcgaaagagatgtgtttttaatctagatttacacagagagagtgtgtctgaaccccgaacattatcaggaaggctattccagagtttgggagccaaatgtgaaaaagctctacctcctttagtggactttgctatcctaggaactaccaaaagtccagcgttttgtgaccttagggtgcatgatgggttgtagcgtggtagaaggctagttaggtacgcaggagctaaaccatttagggccttatagataagtaatgataatttgtaactgatacggaacttaataggtagccagtgcagagactgtaaaattggggtaatatgatcatattttcttgacctggtaaggactctagctgctgcattttggactacctgtagcttgtttattgacgaagcaggacaaccacctagaagtgcattacaatagtccagtctagaggtcatgaaagcatgaactagcttttctgcatcagaaacagataacatgtttcgtagcttggcaatgtttctaagatggaaatgtttctaatataacacccagatttctgactgtagaggaagtaacagtacatccgtctagttgcagattgtaatctacaagattctgtgtggtgttttttggtccaataattaatatctctgtcttatccgaatttaattggagaaaattatttgtcatccaatcttttacatttttaacacactctgttagcttagataatttagaagtttcatctggtctcgttgagatatatagcggagtatcatcagcataacagtggaagctaattccgtattttctaataatattaccaaggggcaacatgtatattgaaaatagaaggggacctaggacggatccttgtggcactccatattttactgatgataaatgagatgacaccccatttaagtaaacaaaatggtagcgatcggacaggtaggatctaaaccatcttagagcctgcccttgaatactcTCAAATAGCTCTCAAATTTGACAAAAAGACTAGTTCTGTGAttaaaaccagtttttttttGCATCTCAGAGTCCTAGCCAAGGTAAAACCACTTCTTTCTTTTAAGGATTTTGAAAAAGTGATTCATGCCTTCATCTCAACAAGACTAGACTACTGTAACTCTCTTTATATGGGCATTAATCAGTCCTCTGTTGCCACAGGTGTTCAGAAACGAGAACAactaaatatgttatttttattagatttaatatatatattaatatatatattatgtatatattataaattaatatatattatggtatatagtatatatagttattttaatttaataataatgtatatatatttgatttaacaaattataaaaaaatatatatatttatatataccgGAAGAACCTCATAACTTTGCCAAAACGTTTTCCATTTGCTGGGTAActgattttaaaatcttttataacTTGTTCACATTggtcattactattttttataacatattttggCACGATTTTGCCGTCTGATTCGGTGTGAGTGTGGTGTACTGTAATGACGCTCCGCGCCTCTCGGTGGCGGGAAAGTCTGTTTTCAGCGTGATGACGTCATGCGACGGAAGCGGAAACGCTAGTTCTCTTTTCTTACTGTGTTCGCAACACAGTGGCACATGTGCGCGAGTGAAATCATAGTAATCGATTAAAATGCGCATCGAGAAGTGTTATTTCTGCTCGGCTCCGGTTTATCCGGGACACGGAATGATGTTTGTACGCAACGACTGTAAGGTAAAGATGCGGATAGTTAGCGCTGTCAGTCTGCGTGGTTATCTCCGTGTAAACCACTGCTATGggcattagcattagcatcagCATGTTGTTTAGTAATAATGAGTGAAATTGAACTGTTTTGATTGAGTCCTATATTAATGTGTGTCCTTTTTACTCAGAATAGTCACGTTACCACAGTAAATGTCGACAGAAATATGTGTATCCCATGACATAATGCGACTTTAGCGTGTTAATATTACATGTTAAGAAGCGATATAATTGCAAAGGACATATAAAAACATGCTattactgtctctctctctctctctctctatatatatatatatatatatatatatatatatatgtctgtgtgtgtatatatatgtgtgtataactGCCGCATCATGTTATAACACCACCGCACGCTACTGATATaacgttacacacacacactatatatatataatctcaatATATGAgagtgtatataaaatatattatctaATAAAACCATGTTACATGTAAAATATAGACAAATAACGAAAAAATAATCAATAtacaatcaaaataaatgtaaatatgtataatatatatgtattatcaTCATAccatgtcaaaaaaaataaaccatgttaGTAGTATTAAGGTACCGTAGTTTTGTCATATTCTCAGTTTGTGTTGGCGTATATCAGTGTGAAtcctgacaggtgtgtgtgtgttttgaaggtTTTCAGGTTCTGCCGGTCCAAATGCCACAAAAACTTCAAGAAGAAGCGAAACCCAAGAAAGACCAGATGGACGAAAGCGTTCAGGAAGTCAGCGGGCAAAGAGCTGACAGTGGTGAGAGACACatatgccccgtttccaccgcaggaactttacccaggaaccggggactttggcctggtactcggtgtgtttccaccgcaggaactaaataaagttctggttaaaaaaatgcccctcagaaagtccctgctggcgaggtagtacttttacAAAGTTCTgaaactttcgggggcgggactttggtcgctaaacatcctgattggttgagtacacacagcattggttgagttcaaccaccatttattcggatcattttctaaatattactgttattgtgtcatgaaatgtaattttaaaagcatttcaggcaagaatgtagttatttaaaactcaaatctgtggtttatttataaagacaacgcctatttaaaaatgtgtttcgccgatctcggagacggtgagctccatgtgaccagcgggagctcagtcatcatctatccgccgagaagcagcctctcctcggctagaccttctgatgtgtgccgctggctctgatgtctctttagtggttaaacataaaatataattcgttttgggtaaatctaacaggttatcttcaATTTATCTATacgttaaaatgaaaataaaaaagtcaaatctatataatatttcgtttcattgtaatggctgtatatatacaaatatccctgaactaagtacatttctgcagctgttattatgtttaaatgaaaatgaaaggaggaagtggtatttgatatcctatttcgttttattgtgaatatacaatgaggaaaattgcagtagccatgatcagctgactgaagttatgaagaacgctgctgtttgcagaattaccggacttgcgtcgtcgcagacatcacactcccgagtcgaactcacaaagtctgaactaccgaggatgtaCGTCCAAAGCGTACTCTAtattgagaaacgcgcacagacctacgtcaccagtctatttgcctaatcttcccggtactttacaccgcggtggaaacgcagaaagcaacaggtctggggggaaaaaagttcctggtacaaatgttccgggtaatttcggtggaaaagcagcaatacacacacacacacacacatatatatacactgatTCAGCTGTTCATTCATCAAAttaaacactgcttgtgtttgtcAGGATAACTCACTGGAGTTTGAGAAGCGCAGAAATATTCCTGTCAAATACAACAGAGAGCTCTGGAGCAAGACcagtgagtacacacacacacatacacatactcactcacactcacacacatactcacatactcatactcacacacacacacacacatatactcactcacacacaaacacacacactctctcacacacactcacacacacacatactcactcacactcacacacaaacacacactctctctcacacacacatactcacacacacacatactcactcacactctctcacacacacactcacacacacatacacacatactcatactcacacacacacacacacacacacacatactcactcacactcacacacaaacacactctctctcacacgcactcacacacacacatactcactcacactcacacacaaacacactcacacacactcacacacacatacacacactcatactcacacacacacacacatactcactcacactcacacacaaacacactctctctcacacacactcacactcacacatactcacacacacatactcacactcacacacacatactcactctcacacacagacacacactcacacacactcactctcacacacgcactctcacagacacacactcacacttacacacacactctctcacactcacactcacacactcactcactcacacatacacacacacacacacacactcactctcacacactcactctcacagacacacacacactcactctcacacactcactctcacagacacactctctcacactcactctaacagacacacactcacacatactcactctcacacactcactctcacagacacacactcacacatactcactctcacagacactcactcacacacacacacacacacacacacacactcactctcacacactcacacactcactctcacagacacacacatactcactctcacacactcactctctcacactcacacacacacacactcactctcacacactcactctcacactcacacactcacacacacactcacacacacacacactcactctcacacactcactctcacactcactcactctcacacacacactcactctcacacactcactctcacactcacacacacactcacacacacactcattaatgTGGATTACTCTGCCTGTGTGTTTGAACAGTGGAGGCCATGAAGAAGGTTGAAGCCATCAAGAACAAACGTCAGGCTCGCTTCATCATGAACAGGTGACTAGCTTCAGTCTAGTTCTTCTGGAGCTGAGACTCGTTACTGAACGTATTCATACATGATTCATACATGTGATCGCTCCATgtaaatttaaattcaattttaatctatgcatttagcagacgcttttatccaaagcgacttacagtgcattcaggctatcaatttttacctgtcATGTGTTATCATTTTAGAGATTGTTATAGTTCTTATTAGTAGTCTGAGttagtttctctttttttttttaaggttttctgttttcatttaaattctagttaaagtttttgtaatttgtgcattaagttttttttttttttttttttaattaagagttTGAAcctttgtaaatatttttcattatttttatttgtatattttatattcgttatcattttatgttttttagtaGTGTTtggtcatattattttatttttttaatatacacacgcatgcatatataatttggttttagtatattttagtacatccccttaaagtaaatgtaaatgagaGCTGTTTTCTTGGCAACtagtttaaaacaacttttttaaaattaaatactttttatattttaagttttaaacaatgttttatgctaaatatgttgtttttttttgtccaattttacatttgtatttgacGTAAcaatttttttgaatttttttttctcttgtcataaatttatagttttttttatttttgtccatataatttttttttattgttttcatttttatttttgcttaagTTTAGTAAATTTAACTGAAggaaaatgataaatgttgccttggtaactACCTGACATcgatttgaaatagattttatttcattaaagtttaagaaagaaaaaaatatttttatgcagagttttttttatattttccgttttcattttaataatttaaggtttttgcattttcttatgtctgttgtttttatttgtttattttgccacatcaaataaaacaaacatttattagggttttaaaaaatatttagaatttatatattttatgttttaattttaattctatGTTTTAGTTGCAGTGCTCATCATTAACATGAACATTTCCATATGTCCTCAGGTTGAAGACCGGCAAAAAGCTGGAAGATGCAGCAAACATCAGTGAGGTCAAGAAGAACATTCACCTGATCAGAGCTCCACACGCAGGTAAACCTCGCTGCTCAGACGTTACCTCACCCAAACCTGTCCCATGATTCCCTGTTCTCACGTCTGCCCTCTCTCTTCAGGTCAAGCCAAACAGCTGGAGGACAAGATGGTCCAGAAGCTGGCAGAAGACGTGGAGATGGACGAGTGAAGCCAAGAAAACGCTTCTCATTGGGACTTTAACAATCCTTCTTCTTTGTGAGCATGTGGTCAGTCTTGATTTGCATAAACATGAATATTGATCAGAACCAGTGTGTCGACCGGACGGAGTCAGCCGTTTCCCCAGGATTAATACTCTTTAAAATGACCTTCCTCATGCTCTAGCGGCTGAATATCATTCTGGGTATATTAAGTGTTCACCACCTCATTATGTACGTGAACTTTATGGACTTaagcaaaaaataattctaataaaaaaacttaaagtACATCTGtga is from Carassius carassius chromosome 43, fCarCar2.1, whole genome shotgun sequence and encodes:
- the rsl24d1 gene encoding probable ribosome biogenesis protein RLP24, encoding MRIEKCYFCSAPVYPGHGMMFVRNDCKVFRFCRSKCHKNFKKKRNPRKTRWTKAFRKSAGKELTVDNSLEFEKRRNIPVKYNRELWSKTMEAMKKVEAIKNKRQARFIMNRLKTGKKLEDAANISEVKKNIHLIRAPHAGQAKQLEDKMVQKLAEDVEMDE